In Coccidioides posadasii str. Silveira chromosome 4, complete sequence, one genomic interval encodes:
- a CDS encoding uncharacterized protein (EggNog:ENOG410PG2D~COG:O~MEROPS:MER0093133), giving the protein MRFSHQLLGGTAFATLLGLGASFGMGWSTLQQDLEMAGMMGIDPETVFADRAGFKAAMKHHAEKSGAPEAEFTEIPIDHENPDAKYKNRFWVNDSKYKSGGPVFLFDGGEANAQRYADFYLVNETSFFVQLLEEFHGMGIVWEHRYYGESNPFPVNLDTPAEHFQYLNNEQALADIPYFAKNFKRENFPDDDLTPKSTPWVMIGGSYPGMRAAFTRDQYPETIFASFAACAPVQAQIDMSVYYEQVYRGLVAYGYGNCTKDVRAAYKYIDSKLRRGESAAEIKKLFLGDTAQNNTNGDFTQALIWTWATWQSQGPDGGVGQFCNWLETDPKTNKTAPAEGWAPTKGAKAVVERFAAWPGLVPRVNAAFETNCKGENPDEPTMCNLGKRVADPSGIAWTWQYCSEWGYFQYQNWPPHEILSDFQTDRYIQTSLCYRQFPDGLKSGYLPRRPKARQTNKATGGWHMRPSNTYWSGGQYDPWRSLSPLSQEWFAPKVDIITEIPECNKPTSPREIFGYIVPNAQHCYDFRSYFKAGEKSRQLWRAALHKWLPCFKKQE; this is encoded by the exons ATGAGGTTTTCTCATCAACTTCTCGGAGGCACTGCCTTCGCCACGCTCTTAGGTCTAGGAGCGTCCTTTGGAATGGGATGGTCTACCCTACAACAAGATCTAGAGATGGCCGGGATGATGGGCATCGACCCTGAAACCGTCTTCGCCGACCGTGCCGGTTTCAAAGCCGCTATGAAACATCACGCCGAAAAGAGCGGCGCACCAGAAGCGGAATTCACAGAG ATTCCTATCGATCATGAGAACCCCGATGCCAAGTACAAGAATCGCTTCTGGGTTAACGATTCCAAGTACAAATCCGGAGGCCCGGTCTTCTTGTTTGATGGCGGCGAGGCCAATGCTCAACGCTACGCGGACTTTTATCTTGTGAATGAAACCTCGTTTTTCGTTCAATTACTAGAAGAGTTCCACGGTATGGGTATCGTCTGGGAGCACCG ATATTATGGCGAATCCAATCCCTTCCCGGTCAATCTCGACACTCCCGCCGAACACTTTCAATACTTAAACAACGAGCAAGCATTGGCTGATATTCCATACTTTGCCAAAAATTTCAAACGTGAGAACTTTCCAGACGATGACCTGACACCAAAGTCGACACCATGGGTCATGATCGGCGGCTCGTATCCTGGAATGCGAGCTGCCTTCACAAGAGACCAATATCCAGAAACTATCTTTGCTTCCTTCGCTGCCTGTGCCCCTGTACAAGCTCAGATTGATATGAGTGTTTACTACGAGCAGGTCTACAGGGGTTTGGTGGCATACGGTTATGGAAATTGCACTAAGGATGTCCGCGCTGCCTACAAGTACATTGACTCAAAGCTTCGTCGGGGCGAGAGTGCTGCCGAGATAAAGAAGCTTTTCCTTGGAGATACAGCACAGAACAATACCAATGGCGACTTCACACAAGCTTTGATCTGGACTTGGGCCACATGGCAGAGTCAAGGACCAGACGGCGGAGTCGGACAATTCTGCAACTGGCTCGAAACGGACCCAAAAACTAATAAGACAGCTCCTGCTGAGGGTTGGGCGCCAACTAAAGGCGCCAAGGCAGTGGTAGAGCGGTTTGCAGCATGGCCGGGTCTTGTTCCCCGTGTCAACGCCGCCTTTGAGACGAACTGCAAGGGCGAAAACCCAGACGAGCCAACCATGTGCAACCTTGGAAAGAGAGTGGCAGATCCGTCAGGTATCGCTTGGACATGGCAGTACTGCAGCGAATGGGGATACTTCCAGTATCAAAACTGGCCACCCCACGAGATTCTTTCCGATTTCCAAACGGATCGCTATATCCAGACGTCTCTTTGCTATCGCCAATTCCCCGATGGCCTCAAGAGCGGCTACCTTCCACGCCGCCCTAAGGCCCGCCAGACGAACAAGGCCACCGGCGGCTGGCATATGCGTCCATCCAATACTTACTGGAGTGGAGGACAATATGACCCTTGGAGGTCTCTCTCCCCGCTTTCGCAAGAATGGTTTGCCCCGAAGGTCGACATCATCACTGAAATTCCGGAGTGCAATAAGCCAACAT